The following proteins are co-located in the Dehalococcoidia bacterium genome:
- the nuoH gene encoding NADH-quinone oxidoreductase subunit NuoH has protein sequence MIGDNPWLDGLLRLLVIAVAIPLAVIVLNYLERKVIGRVQNRLGPMRVGPYGTLQAVADTIKLLTKEDVRPHSADRWTFELAPYVVVVPSVVALVTLPLTEDLFVRNLALGLFFILAVSTLSIVGLVMAGWGSDNKYAILGAMRSAAQLISYEIPLVMAAVAVAMVAHTPDGRGTLDLVQIVDGQGRVPYIVWQPLAFLIFTVAALAELYRQPFDIPVAESEVVGGPFVEYSGMRWAMFMMAEYVNLVLLSALTAIVFLGGWNWPLGNEVGPALQVPLMAVKTAIFILFFFWARAILPRLRIDQLMAYSWQVLLPLAFYQIIANGLVLVYDWPDVVLGVLSGAGAMAAIFLTYRMARRPAPVRRPVAVAATSMREVKV, from the coding sequence GTGATCGGCGACAACCCCTGGCTGGACGGGCTGTTGCGGCTGCTGGTCATAGCTGTCGCCATTCCCCTGGCGGTCATCGTCCTCAACTACCTGGAGCGGAAGGTCATCGGCCGAGTCCAGAACCGCCTGGGCCCCATGCGGGTAGGCCCCTACGGCACCCTCCAGGCTGTGGCCGACACCATCAAGCTCCTGACGAAGGAGGACGTGCGTCCCCACAGCGCCGACCGCTGGACCTTCGAGCTGGCGCCCTACGTGGTGGTGGTGCCCTCGGTGGTGGCGCTGGTGACGCTGCCTCTGACCGAAGACCTGTTCGTGCGCAACCTGGCCCTGGGCCTGTTCTTCATCCTGGCCGTCTCCACCCTCTCCATCGTCGGCCTGGTGATGGCTGGCTGGGGGTCCGACAACAAGTACGCCATACTGGGGGCTATGCGCTCCGCCGCCCAGCTCATCAGCTACGAGATCCCGCTGGTGATGGCGGCGGTGGCGGTGGCCATGGTGGCCCATACCCCCGACGGCCGCGGCACCCTCGACCTGGTGCAGATCGTGGACGGTCAGGGGCGGGTGCCCTACATCGTGTGGCAGCCCCTGGCCTTCCTGATCTTCACCGTGGCCGCCCTGGCCGAGCTCTACCGCCAGCCCTTCGACATCCCCGTGGCCGAGTCGGAGGTGGTGGGCGGCCCCTTCGTGGAGTACTCGGGCATGCGCTGGGCCATGTTCATGATGGCCGAATACGTCAACCTGGTGCTGCTCTCGGCCCTGACCGCCATCGTCTTCCTGGGTGGCTGGAACTGGCCTCTGGGCAACGAGGTGGGGCCGGCGCTGCAGGTGCCCCTCATGGCCGTCAAGACAGCCATATTCATCCTCTTCTTCTTCTGGGCCAGGGCCATCCTGCCCAGGCTGCGCATCGACCAGCTGATGGCCTATTCGTGGCAGGTGCTGCTGCCCCTGGCCTTCTACCAGATCATCGCCAACGGCCTGGTGCTGGTCTACGACTGGCCCGATGTGGTCCTGGGCGTCCTGTCCGGTGCCGGGGCCATGGCTGCCATATTCCTGACCTACCGCATGGCGCGTCGGCCGGCCCCCGTGCGGCGTCCGGTGGCCGTCGCTGCGACAAGCATGAGAGAGGTGAAGGTCTGA
- a CDS encoding 4Fe-4S binding protein, whose protein sequence is MLGILKTIAASVGIAARKPVTVQYPTEKKQLPQRSRGFPTLLWDFEHDEPFCTGCQVCARYCPTDCMTVTMKDNPKYAEGKSPRKKIVDTFYIDYARCMRCDICVEVCNFDAIVMDNTWRSVEMSRFDRQDLIMDLEALLRPSKTGQLPNPFREPMGVAHSGWRPKSEGAERGGEEE, encoded by the coding sequence ATGCTGGGCATCCTCAAGACCATCGCTGCCAGCGTGGGCATCGCCGCTCGCAAGCCGGTGACCGTCCAGTATCCCACCGAGAAGAAGCAGCTACCGCAGCGGTCGCGGGGCTTCCCGACGCTCCTTTGGGACTTCGAGCACGACGAGCCTTTCTGCACTGGCTGTCAGGTGTGCGCTCGTTATTGCCCCACCGACTGCATGACGGTGACCATGAAGGACAACCCCAAGTACGCGGAGGGCAAAAGTCCGCGCAAGAAGATCGTGGACACCTTCTACATCGACTACGCCCGTTGCATGCGCTGCGACATATGCGTCGAGGTGTGCAACTTCGACGCCATCGTCATGGACAACACCTGGCGCAGCGTGGAGATGTCCCGCTTCGACCGCCAGGACCTGATCATGGACCTGGAGGCCCTCCTGCGGCCGTCCAAGACGGGCCAGCTCCCCAATCCCTTCCGGGAGCCCATGGGGGTGGCCCACAGCGGCTGGCGGCCCAAGAGCGAGGGCGCCGAGAGGGGCGGCGAGGAGGAGTAG
- the nuoK gene encoding NADH-quinone oxidoreductase subunit NuoK, whose product MIPIQHFLVLGAILFALGVYGVLARRSAVLILMSVELMLQAVSINFVAFAAYLAPQEFRGLIFAIFVITIAAAEVGLALAIILRLFRNRATANVDEVDTLRW is encoded by the coding sequence ATGATCCCCATCCAGCACTTTCTGGTGTTGGGGGCCATCCTGTTCGCCCTGGGGGTCTACGGGGTGCTGGCGCGGCGCAGCGCCGTCCTCATCCTCATGTCGGTGGAGCTGATGCTGCAAGCGGTGAGCATCAACTTCGTGGCCTTCGCGGCCTATCTGGCGCCGCAGGAGTTTCGTGGTCTCATCTTCGCCATCTTCGTGATCACCATCGCCGCGGCCGAGGTGGGCCTGGCGCTGGCCATCATCCTGCGGCTGTTCCGCAACCGGGCCACGGCCAACGTCGACGAGGTGGACACGCTTCGATGGTAG
- a CDS encoding NADH-quinone oxidoreductase subunit J: protein MTLEEGIFYVVAAVTTLGGLGVVLARNVVYAALFLIVALLGVAGIFLLLAAEFLAIVQVLIYGAAVTILVLFVLMLTRARDVPQRVDSPQRPLAFLLASALLGLLVTAIVTTDWAALGATEQIHLVPARELGRSLFSNWSVPFEVASLVLIVALVGAVILARIEEGEE, encoded by the coding sequence ATGACGCTGGAAGAGGGGATCTTCTACGTTGTCGCGGCGGTGACGACCCTGGGCGGCCTGGGGGTGGTGCTCGCCCGCAATGTCGTCTACGCCGCCCTCTTCCTCATCGTCGCCCTCCTGGGCGTGGCCGGCATCTTCCTGCTGCTGGCTGCCGAGTTCCTGGCCATCGTGCAGGTGCTCATATACGGTGCCGCCGTCACCATCCTCGTCCTGTTCGTGCTCATGCTGACGAGGGCACGGGACGTGCCCCAACGGGTGGACAGCCCCCAGCGGCCGCTGGCCTTCTTGCTGGCCTCGGCCCTGCTGGGCCTGCTGGTGACGGCCATAGTGACCACCGATTGGGCGGCCCTGGGGGCGACGGAGCAGATCCACCTGGTGCCGGCGCGGGAGCTGGGGCGCTCCCTCTTCAGCAACTGGTCGGTGCCCTTCGAGGTGGCCTCGCTGGTGCTCATCGTGGCCCTGGTGGGGGCCGTCATCCTGGCCCGCATAGAGGAGGGGGAGGAATGA